Proteins encoded within one genomic window of Verrucomicrobiia bacterium:
- the recA gene encoding recombinase RecA, with protein MAKASEKNGASENKVIAARDKNLDLALQAIAKQFGEGSIMVLGDTDTRMKVDTIPTGCIVIDKALGVGGLPRGRIIEIYGPESSGKTTLTLTVVAEAQKAGGIAAFIDAEHALDTAYARRLGVKTDELLISQPDSGEEALTIAETLLKSNALDVLVIDSVAALVPKSELEGSIGDAQMGAQARLMSQAMRKLTSVIAKAKTICIFTNQIRDKIGVMFGSPETTTGGKALKFYASMRLDIRRIGQIKANDGSVVGNRTKLKVVKNKVAPPFTEAEFDILYNEGISREGALIDYAIEKGVIEKRGAWLSYGGEQLAQGREAAREELKGKPELRDKIYQEVMTQNNGKKA; from the coding sequence ATGGCCAAAGCATCCGAAAAAAATGGCGCGAGCGAAAATAAAGTAATAGCCGCGCGCGATAAAAATCTTGATTTAGCACTTCAAGCCATTGCCAAACAATTTGGCGAAGGCTCCATCATGGTTTTAGGCGATACCGATACACGCATGAAAGTCGATACGATTCCAACCGGCTGCATCGTGATTGATAAAGCCTTAGGCGTGGGTGGATTGCCTCGCGGACGCATCATTGAAATTTATGGTCCTGAATCTTCCGGTAAAACCACGTTAACCCTCACCGTCGTTGCGGAAGCTCAAAAGGCTGGTGGCATTGCTGCTTTTATTGATGCGGAACACGCACTTGACACAGCGTATGCGCGAAGACTCGGAGTCAAAACCGATGAACTTCTTATTTCACAACCTGATTCGGGTGAGGAAGCGCTTACCATTGCAGAAACTTTATTAAAATCGAATGCGCTGGATGTTCTCGTGATCGATTCTGTAGCGGCGCTCGTGCCTAAATCAGAATTGGAAGGCTCCATTGGCGACGCGCAAATGGGCGCGCAAGCACGACTCATGAGTCAAGCCATGCGGAAATTAACTTCCGTAATTGCCAAAGCTAAAACCATCTGCATTTTTACCAATCAAATTCGCGATAAAATTGGCGTTATGTTTGGCAGCCCCGAAACAACGACTGGCGGTAAAGCATTAAAGTTTTATGCTTCGATGCGCCTGGACATTCGTCGCATTGGCCAAATTAAAGCCAATGACGGCTCCGTAGTTGGAAATCGTACCAAACTGAAAGTGGTCAAAAACAAAGTGGCCCCTCCTTTCACCGAAGCAGAATTCGATATTCTTTACAACGAAGGCATTTCTCGTGAAGGCGCACTCATTGATTATGCAATTGAAAAAGGTGTTATCGAAAAGCGCGGAGCATGGCTCTCCTATGGTGGCGAACAACTCGCTCAAGGTCGCGAAGCAGCGCGTGAAGAATTAAAAGGCAAACCTGAATTGCGCGATAAAATTTATCAAGAAGTCATGACCCAAAACAATGGCAAGAAAGCTTAA
- the pyrH gene encoding UMP kinase produces the protein MNSRKSSVKGKRVKKIHRVVLKLSGEALQSDVEAICPDIVKALAAEIKQARQVGVQMAIVVGGGNIWRGQLAEQAGMDRVAGDYMGMLATVINGLALQDALEKQNVQTRVMSSIDMKNVAEPFIRRRAMRHLEKGRVVIFVAGTGNPYFTTDTTAALRASEIGADVLLKATKVNGVYDKDPKKFPKAKHFSYISYQEALQRRLKVMDSAAFSLCMDNKIPIVIFDMFKSGNIRRALLGESVGTLVGE, from the coding sequence GTGAATTCAAGGAAATCATCTGTTAAGGGGAAGAGAGTAAAAAAAATTCATCGCGTGGTATTGAAATTAAGCGGAGAAGCTCTTCAAAGTGATGTGGAGGCGATTTGCCCTGACATTGTCAAAGCGTTGGCGGCGGAAATTAAACAAGCGCGTCAGGTTGGAGTGCAAATGGCTATTGTGGTTGGGGGTGGTAATATTTGGCGCGGTCAATTGGCTGAACAGGCTGGAATGGATCGTGTGGCGGGCGATTATATGGGCATGCTGGCAACAGTCATTAATGGTTTGGCCTTGCAAGACGCTTTGGAAAAGCAAAATGTGCAAACCCGTGTGATGTCATCGATTGATATGAAAAATGTGGCAGAGCCATTTATTCGGCGTCGCGCGATGCGTCACTTGGAAAAAGGTAGGGTCGTGATTTTTGTTGCAGGCACAGGCAATCCTTATTTTACTACTGATACGACTGCAGCTTTACGCGCTTCTGAGATTGGTGCCGATGTTTTATTGAAAGCTACAAAGGTTAACGGGGTTTATGATAAAGATCCTAAAAAATTTCCTAAAGCAAAACATTTTAGTTATATTAGTTATCAAGAAGCCTTGCAGCGGCGATTAAAAGTGATGGATTCCGCTGCTTTTTCTTTGTGTATGGACAATAAAATTCCTATTGTCATTTTTGATATGTTTAAGTCTGGCAATATTCGTCGTGCTCTTTTGGGAGAGTCGGTTGGAACATTGGTGGGCGAATAA
- the raiA gene encoding ribosome-associated translation inhibitor RaiA: MKIHYSVRHITLTGAIRDYVEEKIASLDRFDEKALGAHVVLYHDENHGAKQYQVKVHVGVPGNDLHAEVHSHDLYSAIDLVVDKLEVQLRRHKTKLRSKRTRAQQKARRSVRG, from the coding sequence ATGAAAATTCATTATTCAGTGCGACACATTACCTTAACGGGTGCGATTCGCGATTATGTAGAAGAAAAAATTGCAAGCTTGGATCGTTTTGATGAAAAAGCTCTAGGCGCGCATGTGGTTTTGTATCATGACGAAAATCATGGTGCCAAACAGTATCAGGTCAAAGTGCATGTGGGTGTTCCAGGAAATGATTTGCATGCAGAAGTGCATAGTCACGATCTTTATAGCGCGATTGATCTGGTTGTGGATAAGCTTGAGGTTCAGTTGCGTCGGCATAAGACCAAATTGCGTTCCAAACGCACGCGTGCTCAACAAAAGGCCAGACGATCAGTTCGAGGTTAA
- a CDS encoding DUF433 domain-containing protein produces the protein MDRIVIEPDICNGQPTIRGTRITVQTVLGFLASGDSIEDVLEEYPSLTKEDVLACIALSSDLMKHHFSLQEVN, from the coding sequence ATGGATCGGATTGTTATTGAACCAGATATTTGTAACGGCCAACCAACTATTCGTGGCACGCGCATTACCGTCCAAACTGTGCTAGGATTTTTGGCCTCGGGTGATTCGATTGAAGATGTTCTCGAAGAATATCCTTCTTTGACCAAAGAGGATGTTTTAGCTTGTATCGCACTTTCCTCAGATTTAATGAAACACCATTTTTCTTTACAGGAGGTCAATTGA
- a CDS encoding histidinol-phosphatase HisJ family protein: protein MKIFSDYHTHPQAHQLQPYTEALLQPWAETCRKKGITDIAFTDHDRYHQAVDFNVIETVREKNPDLKIRAGIELDNDPVNSAAGRKWVEKNWDRLDFVLGSVHFLDNWAFDHAGQEKEFQRRNIDEVYAYYIKNLDHLISQGHIDCLAHLDLIKIFKFFPTQPFDQLFRPILEQIKKANLAMEVSTAGWRKPVNIPYPDQTIIRLALELKIPFTLASDAHSHFQIAEHYDRLAQLLTELGIQEIAIYEKHQRQLITL, encoded by the coding sequence ATGAAAATTTTTAGCGACTACCATACCCATCCTCAAGCCCATCAACTCCAACCTTATACTGAGGCTTTACTCCAACCTTGGGCAGAAACATGCCGAAAAAAAGGCATTACGGATATCGCATTTACGGATCACGATCGCTATCATCAAGCCGTAGATTTTAACGTTATCGAAACGGTTCGAGAAAAAAATCCTGATCTCAAAATCCGAGCTGGAATTGAATTAGACAACGACCCTGTCAACTCCGCAGCCGGAAGAAAATGGGTTGAAAAAAATTGGGATCGCTTAGATTTTGTTTTAGGTTCGGTTCATTTTCTTGATAACTGGGCTTTTGATCATGCTGGTCAGGAAAAAGAGTTTCAACGACGCAACATCGATGAAGTCTACGCTTACTATATTAAAAATTTGGATCACTTAATTAGTCAAGGCCACATCGATTGTCTAGCTCACCTTGACCTCATTAAAATCTTTAAGTTTTTCCCTACACAACCGTTCGATCAACTTTTTCGCCCGATTTTAGAACAAATAAAAAAAGCAAATTTAGCCATGGAAGTCAGCACGGCAGGCTGGCGAAAGCCGGTGAATATACCATATCCCGATCAAACCATTATTCGACTAGCACTTGAATTAAAAATTCCTTTCACCCTAGCTTCCGATGCCCATTCCCATTTTCAAATTGCGGAACATTACGATCGACTTGCTCAACTATTGACCGAACTGGGCATTCAAGAAATTGCCATTTACGAAAAACATCAACGTCAACTTATCACTCTATAA
- a CDS encoding zinc-binding dehydrogenase, with amino-acid sequence MKSAVLEGVNQPFHIKSVAEPQLQSNETLVQLKTAALNHRDLWIQKGQYANLKFPIILGSDGAGIVKECRTENASLWLNQEVIICPSLNWGKHPQAQSSIFEILGLPRNGTFAEWLTIPTDNLFLKPPHLSWEEAAALPLAGLTAYRALFSRARLQSQENILITGVGGGVALFALQFALATHANVYVTSGSDQKIQRALQLGATHGVNYHHDNWHEQLQQEMARGFDVILDSTGGASFLHLIDLLRPGGRLVFMGATQGNPLELPMRKIFWKQLSLFGTTMGNLEEFGEMLHFVAAHQIKPILDSTHSLDEINNAFQRMERSEQFGKIVLKTNK; translated from the coding sequence ATGAAATCTGCTGTTCTCGAAGGCGTCAACCAACCTTTTCACATAAAATCTGTCGCTGAACCTCAACTACAATCCAACGAAACGCTCGTTCAACTCAAAACCGCTGCTCTTAATCATCGCGATCTTTGGATTCAAAAAGGTCAATATGCCAACTTGAAATTTCCAATTATTTTAGGATCCGATGGCGCTGGAATCGTCAAAGAATGTCGCACGGAAAACGCTTCATTATGGCTCAACCAAGAAGTCATTATTTGTCCCAGCCTGAACTGGGGAAAACATCCTCAAGCCCAATCCAGTATTTTTGAAATTCTTGGTTTGCCACGTAATGGCACATTTGCCGAATGGCTCACGATTCCTACAGACAATCTTTTCCTTAAACCACCCCATCTTTCTTGGGAAGAGGCTGCTGCTTTACCCTTAGCCGGTCTGACCGCTTATCGCGCTCTTTTTTCCCGTGCGCGTCTTCAATCACAGGAAAATATCTTAATCACCGGTGTCGGAGGTGGAGTTGCGTTATTTGCGCTTCAATTTGCTTTAGCAACCCATGCCAATGTCTATGTCACATCAGGGTCCGATCAAAAAATCCAGCGCGCCCTTCAACTCGGCGCAACACATGGTGTGAATTACCATCACGACAACTGGCATGAACAACTCCAACAAGAAATGGCGCGAGGCTTCGATGTTATTTTAGACAGCACAGGTGGCGCTTCATTTCTTCATTTAATCGATCTCCTTCGCCCGGGAGGACGACTTGTTTTCATGGGCGCCACTCAAGGCAACCCTCTCGAACTTCCTATGCGAAAAATTTTCTGGAAACAGCTATCTCTTTTCGGAACAACCATGGGCAACTTAGAAGAATTTGGCGAAATGCTCCATTTCGTAGCGGCACACCAAATCAAACCCATTCTTGACAGCACACATTCGTTAGATGAAATTAAT
- a CDS encoding DUF5615 family PIN-like protein, producing MKGILLDENIPKQITFTPTLPVFHSTDLGASLSDTVIWQHAKHHQLVIVSKDTDFSNRMIFSFPPPWVVHLRFNNMRKKEFHSLLARLWPHIEALLPDHKLINVFADKIEAIKD from the coding sequence TTGAAGGGAATTCTTCTTGATGAAAATATTCCTAAACAAATTACCTTTACTCCGACTCTACCCGTTTTTCACTCAACAGACTTGGGAGCTAGTCTATCAGACACAGTAATTTGGCAGCACGCCAAACATCATCAACTGGTCATTGTATCCAAAGACACTGATTTTTCTAATCGAATGATATTCTCCTTTCCTCCACCTTGGGTTGTTCACTTGCGCTTTAATAATATGAGAAAAAAAGAGTTTCATTCACTTCTTGCACGGCTATGGCCTCATATTGAAGCTCTCCTTCCCGACCACAAATTAATCAATGTTTTTGCTGACAAAATTGAAGCGATTAAGGATTAA
- a CDS encoding competence/damage-inducible protein A, with product MTLELINTGSELLLGQILNTHLPYLAQKLAELGLSIQRQTTVPDGRPIREAIEESLARAEIILITGGLGPTSDDLTRDIVAEIVGQKLLMHQPTLDAIKKRYSERKLPLPDLVKTQARVPEKAEVFPNETGTAPGFYLHYQEKHLFILPGPPSELKPMFENYAIPRLKNLTPHVSKRECVIFRTLGLSESAVQLRLENKIRKIDPTIEIGYCARPGEVDFRLIGEPNSETFIRAKAAAQTELADHIYAYNQESLEQVVITLATQKKKRIAVAESCTGGLIAHRLTNVPGSSACFLGGCVVYANEEKERQLNVPKEILEKFGAVSPETAEIMAANLLQMTQADFVVVTTGIAGPTGGSPEKPVGLCYFGYQSRTEKKILKKLLATERETFKYMASQQALELLRKGLMQL from the coding sequence ATGACCCTCGAACTCATTAACACTGGTTCCGAACTGCTTTTGGGACAAATACTGAATACCCACCTACCCTACCTGGCGCAAAAATTGGCGGAATTGGGATTGTCGATTCAGCGGCAAACGACTGTGCCAGATGGGCGGCCGATTCGAGAGGCGATTGAAGAAAGTTTGGCGCGAGCAGAAATTATTTTGATTACAGGCGGTTTGGGGCCGACTTCAGATGATTTGACGCGGGATATTGTGGCAGAAATTGTTGGTCAAAAATTACTCATGCATCAACCCACGTTGGATGCGATTAAAAAACGTTATTCTGAACGAAAATTACCCTTACCCGATCTGGTCAAAACTCAGGCACGCGTGCCAGAAAAAGCGGAAGTATTTCCGAATGAAACGGGAACCGCGCCCGGTTTTTATTTACATTATCAAGAGAAACATCTTTTTATTTTGCCCGGCCCACCTTCTGAACTAAAGCCCATGTTTGAAAATTATGCGATTCCTCGATTAAAAAATCTCACTCCCCATGTTAGCAAACGTGAATGCGTCATTTTTCGAACCTTGGGCCTGAGCGAATCAGCTGTGCAGTTGCGTTTGGAAAATAAAATTCGCAAAATTGATCCCACCATCGAAATTGGCTATTGTGCGCGCCCTGGCGAAGTTGATTTTAGGTTAATTGGTGAGCCCAATTCCGAAACTTTCATACGAGCGAAAGCAGCTGCCCAAACAGAACTCGCCGATCACATTTATGCTTATAATCAAGAAAGTTTAGAGCAAGTTGTCATCACCCTTGCCACTCAGAAAAAAAAGCGAATTGCGGTAGCCGAATCGTGCACCGGCGGCTTAATCGCTCACCGATTGACTAATGTGCCAGGAAGTTCTGCATGTTTTTTAGGAGGTTGCGTGGTTTACGCGAACGAAGAAAAAGAACGTCAACTTAATGTGCCTAAAGAAATTTTAGAAAAATTTGGCGCTGTTAGCCCAGAAACGGCTGAAATTATGGCTGCCAACCTTTTGCAAATGACTCAAGCCGATTTTGTAGTCGTCACCACGGGCATCGCGGGCCCTACTGGAGGTAGCCCGGAAAAACCCGTTGGTCTTTGCTATTTTGGCTATCAATCCCGGACGGAAAAAAAGATTTTGAAAAAACTATTGGCCACCGAACGAGAAACCTTTAAATATATGGCATCCCAACAAGCGTTGGAGTTGTTGAGAAAAGGGTTAATGCAATTATAA
- the pheS gene encoding phenylalanine--tRNA ligase subunit alpha, with protein MLQEIDNLQQTASETIQKAKTSADLENARLTYLSKKGALPQLLEKLKTVPADQKPLIGKKLNEVKTQLETLFANRKEEMESQTNLGEQDLTLPGRPYPMGKLHPLTQITDQVIAIFRRMGFALAEGPDIETEFNNFDALNTPADHPARNEKDTFYINQPPHPKEGRYLLRTQTSPVQIRVMQNQKPPLRIICPGRCYRRDEIDATHSTSFHQIEGLVVNENISLADLKGTLEFFFKELLGPETRMRLRPHFFPFTEPSFEVDLNHPTLNPKGKKWLEIAGCGMVDPNVFQSVGYDSERYTGFAFGMGIERIAMILQGVPDLRLYEQNDLRFLNQF; from the coding sequence ATGCTCCAAGAAATTGATAATTTGCAACAAACGGCCAGTGAAACCATTCAAAAAGCCAAAACTTCAGCCGACTTAGAAAATGCTCGTTTGACTTACTTATCTAAGAAAGGCGCTTTGCCTCAACTTTTAGAAAAACTAAAAACCGTTCCTGCCGATCAAAAACCTCTCATTGGCAAAAAACTCAACGAAGTCAAAACTCAACTCGAAACCCTATTTGCCAATCGCAAAGAAGAAATGGAATCCCAGACCAACCTGGGCGAACAAGACCTTACCTTACCCGGTCGCCCTTATCCCATGGGAAAACTTCATCCACTCACTCAAATTACCGATCAAGTTATCGCCATCTTTCGTCGCATGGGTTTTGCCCTTGCAGAAGGTCCCGATATCGAAACCGAATTTAACAATTTTGACGCTTTAAACACGCCTGCTGATCATCCCGCTCGTAATGAAAAAGACACCTTTTATATTAACCAACCGCCTCATCCTAAAGAAGGTCGTTATCTTCTTCGCACCCAAACTTCGCCCGTGCAAATTCGTGTCATGCAAAACCAAAAACCACCCCTGCGCATCATCTGCCCAGGCCGCTGCTATCGTCGCGACGAAATTGATGCCACGCACTCCACCAGCTTTCATCAAATTGAAGGTCTCGTCGTTAATGAAAATATATCTCTAGCAGACCTCAAAGGCACTTTAGAATTTTTCTTCAAAGAACTGCTCGGTCCCGAAACACGCATGCGACTTCGCCCACACTTTTTCCCTTTCACTGAACCCAGTTTTGAAGTCGATCTCAACCATCCCACACTCAATCCCAAAGGCAAAAAATGGCTAGAAATTGCCGGCTGCGGCATGGTCGATCCTAACGTCTTCCAATCCGTAGGCTACGATTCCGAACGCTACACCGGCTTTGCCTTTGGCATGGGCATCGAACGCATCGCTATGATCCTTCAAGGCGTCCCCGACCTACGACTCTACGAACAAAACGATTTGCGATTTTTGAATCAGTTTTGA
- the frr gene encoding ribosome recycling factor, whose amino-acid sequence MSVDDVLLQTEEQMEKTVNFLHQELATVRTGKASPSLVENLAVEAYPGTVLKMRELAGLTTPEPRLLMIQPWDAATVEPIRKALETSSLGITPQVDGKIIRIPFPELSQQRREELVKAVRKMTEEQRVAIRHERREGLDALKKLQKDGKISEDDLEQGEKEIQKLTDQYIAKLDQQLEVKEKDLMKV is encoded by the coding sequence ATGAGTGTCGACGACGTGTTGTTGCAAACAGAAGAGCAGATGGAAAAGACCGTCAATTTTTTGCATCAAGAACTTGCGACAGTAAGAACGGGCAAAGCATCGCCTTCGCTAGTGGAAAATTTAGCGGTGGAAGCTTATCCGGGCACTGTTTTGAAGATGCGAGAGTTAGCGGGGTTAACGACTCCGGAACCTCGTTTATTGATGATTCAACCGTGGGACGCTGCTACAGTAGAACCGATTCGCAAGGCATTGGAAACTTCTTCTTTAGGAATCACTCCACAAGTCGATGGTAAAATTATTCGTATTCCTTTTCCTGAACTTTCCCAGCAACGACGTGAGGAGTTAGTGAAAGCAGTTCGCAAAATGACTGAAGAACAGCGCGTGGCGATTCGTCATGAGCGTCGTGAGGGATTGGACGCCTTAAAAAAATTGCAAAAGGACGGAAAAATTTCCGAGGACGACCTGGAGCAAGGCGAAAAAGAAATACAAAAATTGACCGATCAATACATTGCAAAGTTGGATCAGCAACTGGAAGTGAAAGAAAAAGATTTAATGAAGGTTTAG
- a CDS encoding MGMT family protein, with translation MRKNQRKSWQEKLTGNKQLPKIITLTQKLEKRWGKGRMVVPSPKEVDAVMRRVPKGKLITINEIRQKLAKQHRVALCCPVTTGIFAWIAAHAAKEAMDEGRQSVTPYWRTLKTGRFLNEKFPGGIPFLKKKLKEEGHQILSHGKKWVVE, from the coding sequence ATGCGAAAAAATCAACGAAAATCTTGGCAGGAAAAATTAACGGGCAATAAGCAACTCCCTAAAATTATTACTTTAACCCAAAAGCTAGAGAAACGATGGGGAAAAGGCAGGATGGTGGTGCCTTCTCCTAAAGAAGTGGATGCGGTGATGAGGCGAGTTCCTAAGGGTAAGCTCATTACCATTAATGAAATTCGTCAGAAATTAGCAAAGCAACATCGTGTCGCGCTTTGTTGTCCGGTGACAACGGGCATTTTTGCTTGGATTGCAGCTCATGCGGCGAAAGAGGCCATGGATGAGGGAAGGCAGTCGGTTACACCTTATTGGCGCACCTTGAAGACGGGCAGGTTTTTAAATGAAAAGTTTCCAGGTGGCATTCCTTTTTTGAAAAAGAAGTTGAAGGAAGAGGGACATCAAATTTTGTCCCATGGGAAAAAATGGGTGGTGGAGTAG